The following are from one region of the Silene latifolia isolate original U9 population chromosome 9, ASM4854445v1, whole genome shotgun sequence genome:
- the LOC141601454 gene encoding uncharacterized protein LOC141601454 → MPPSVTFDEIDAGSTPEQHHDALIITLPIGNCKVKKILVDTGSSVNLIMMETLKGMGFTEKDLAKKAIPSVGFSGETKHSLGEIIIPTYAGGVNKQVRYLVIDGPSTYNVILGRPWIHEMKAIPSTYHQCLKFPTPWGVQEIRGDQEEAKDCYKVALKPTTEQTVLIGSECRGKIREELVRLLRTNIDCFAWSHDDMIGIDPSVITHKLSVDPSYKPVQQKRRKFASERNQVINQEVDNLLAAGKIREVKYPEWLSNVVVVPKKNGKWKIKITPVTRKRQRSDPREDLPIEVVNMMFKEQIGQTMEVYIDDMVVKSKQPHKDHQRLAETFNTLGKYQMKKSQRFEWTDDNEKAYQELKRYLSTPPLLSKPEPGEPLFLYHRSTKQIGAVLVREQEGSQHPVYYISKSLLPAETMYTSLEKLVLALVTASYKLRPYFESHTISVITNYPLKTIMRKPELSGRMAKWSVHLSGYDLKFEPRTAIKSQALADFVSDFCPALQTQAEQDILNLEEDKGEQVWELHVDGASNAKGAGVGLVLKSPQGDLIVQAVRCEFKATNNGENMRH, encoded by the exons ATGCCGCCGTCGGTCACCTTCGACGAAATAGACGCAGGATCTACTCCTGAACAGCACCACGATGCTCTAATCATCACGCTTCCCATAGGAAATTGCAAGGTGAAAAAGATCCTGGTGGATACCGGAAGCTCCGTCAACTTGATCATGATGGAAACACTCAAAGGAATGGGATTCACCGAGAAAGACCTAGCAAAGAAGGCAATTCCCTCGGTCGGTTTCAGCGGCGAAACAAAGCACTCCCTAGGAGAAATCATCATCCCGACCTACGCCGGGGGTGTAAACAAACAGGTAAGGTATCTGGTTATTGACGGGCCCTCTACTTATAATGTAatccttggcaggccctggatccacgagaTGAAAGCAATTCCCTCAACGTACCACCAATGCCTGAAGTTTCCAACACCTTGGGGGGTGCAAGAAATACGTGGGGATcaggaagaagctaaggattgctACAAGGTGGCTCTGAAGCCGACAACAG AACAAACTGTTCTCATTGGATCTGAGTGTAGAGGTAAGATTCGTGAAGAACTCGTTCGGTTGTTGAGAACTAACATAGAttgctttgcttggtcacatgatgatatgataggaatagatccaagTGTAATAACTCACAAGCTAAGTGTGGATCCAAGCTATAAACCtgtgcagcagaaaagaagaaaatttgcttctGAAAGAAACCAGGTTATAAATCAAGAAGTAGATAACCTGCTTGCCGCAGGGAAGATTCGCGAAGTAAAATACCCAGAGTGGTTGTCTAATGTGGTAGTGGTcccaaagaagaatggcaagtggaag ATAAAGATCACCCCAGTGACCAGGAAAAGACAGCGTTCAGATCCGAGAGAG GATCTACCTATCGAGGTGgtgaacatgatgtttaaagaacaAATAGGCCAAACTATGGAAGTATATATAGACGATATGGTCGTCAAATCGAAGCAGCCTCACAAAGACCACCAAAGACTGGCAGAAACTTTCAATACCCTCGGGAAATACCAAATGAA aaaaagccaaagattcGAGTGGACGGATGACAATGAGAAAGCATATCAGGAACTGAAGCGTTATCTCAGCACCCCACCTCTCCTGTCGAAACCAGAGCCAGGAGAACCACTTTTCCTGTATCATCGATCCACGAAGCAGATCGGTGCGGTGCTAGTACGAGAGCAGGAAGGATCACAGCATCCGGTATACTACATCAGTAAGTCTCTGCTTCCGGCAGAGACCATGTACACATCACTAGAAAAACTTGTCCTTGCACTAGTTACTGCATCCTATAAACTGCGTCCCTACTTCGAATCTCATACTATTTCTGTGATAACTAATTATCCTCTTAAAACAATCATGAGAAAACCAGAATTGTCAGGACGAATGGCTAAATGGTCCGTGCATTTGAGTGGGTacgatttgaagtttgaaccccGTACGGCCATAAAATCTCAGGCTCTGGCAGACTTTGTGTCTGACTTCTGCCCAGCACTCCAGACCCAGGCCGAACAGGACATCCTGAatctggaagaagacaaaggagaACAAGTATGGGAGTTACATGTGGACGGAGCCTCAAACGCCAAAGGAGCAGGAGTAGGGCTGGTCCTCAAATCACCCCAGGGAGACCTCATAGTCCAGGCCGTacgatgtgaattcaaagccacaaacaacGGCGAGAATATGAGGCACTAA